In the Paenibacillus sp. FSL H7-0357 genome, one interval contains:
- a CDS encoding ABC transporter substrate-binding protein produces the protein MRKVNVMVMAAALGMSVLAGCGNNTNTNSNTNNNNAAGNGSGTGAGEAAAAPADNGTKTELTYYYPIAVGGPLTATIEAMTADFMKENPDIVVKPVYTGSYADTAVKTQAGVQSKQPPDVAVLQSTELFSLLDMDAIIPLDEFIAQEGGDTYLSDFYPAFMENSQTEGKTYSIPFQRSTIVLYYNKDMFKAAGLDPEKPPATWAEMQEYAVKLAGDGKWGLEIPVTGYAYWMLQTFALQNGNNLMTPDGKKVMFNTPENIEGLQYWVDLAAKHKAMPGGVTDWSTVPSDFLEGKTAMMYHTTGNLTNVKKNAAFDFGVSFLPAQKQYGSPTGGGNFYIFKDIDKKKQEAAWKFVKFMTETERAAQWSIDTGYVAVKKSAYETEQMKAYAAEFPAALIARDQLEYASAELSTHNNGRIVKILSDSVQAALTNELTPAEALQKAQDGADQALASFNK, from the coding sequence ATGCGTAAAGTAAATGTAATGGTTATGGCAGCTGCACTAGGGATGTCGGTGTTGGCAGGCTGCGGCAACAACACAAACACAAACTCGAACACAAACAACAATAACGCTGCTGGCAATGGCAGCGGCACCGGGGCTGGTGAAGCCGCAGCCGCTCCGGCGGATAACGGAACCAAGACGGAACTGACTTACTATTACCCGATTGCTGTCGGAGGACCGCTGACGGCTACCATTGAAGCCATGACTGCAGATTTTATGAAGGAGAATCCGGATATTGTGGTTAAGCCGGTATACACCGGCAGCTATGCCGATACGGCGGTCAAGACCCAAGCCGGAGTCCAGTCGAAGCAGCCGCCCGATGTAGCGGTATTGCAGTCCACGGAGCTCTTCAGCCTGCTGGATATGGATGCGATTATTCCGCTGGACGAGTTCATAGCGCAGGAGGGCGGAGACACTTATTTATCTGACTTCTATCCCGCTTTTATGGAGAATTCCCAGACAGAGGGCAAAACCTACAGTATTCCGTTCCAGCGCAGTACCATAGTTCTGTATTACAACAAGGATATGTTCAAGGCCGCCGGACTGGACCCGGAGAAGCCGCCTGCAACCTGGGCAGAGATGCAGGAATATGCGGTCAAGCTGGCCGGTGACGGCAAGTGGGGGCTGGAGATTCCGGTGACCGGCTACGCCTATTGGATGCTTCAGACCTTCGCGTTGCAGAACGGCAACAATCTGATGACTCCTGACGGCAAAAAAGTAATGTTCAACACTCCGGAGAATATCGAGGGTCTCCAGTATTGGGTAGATCTGGCGGCGAAGCACAAGGCTATGCCTGGCGGCGTAACCGATTGGAGCACAGTGCCTTCCGACTTCCTGGAAGGAAAAACTGCGATGATGTACCATACGACCGGCAACCTGACCAATGTCAAGAAAAATGCGGCGTTTGATTTCGGCGTCAGCTTCCTGCCGGCGCAGAAGCAATATGGCAGTCCTACCGGCGGCGGAAATTTCTATATTTTCAAGGATATCGACAAAAAGAAGCAGGAAGCAGCCTGGAAATTCGTCAAGTTCATGACTGAAACCGAACGTGCGGCGCAGTGGAGTATCGATACCGGTTATGTGGCAGTGAAAAAATCGGCATATGAAACTGAACAGATGAAGGCTTATGCTGCTGAGTTCCCGGCTGCGCTGATTGCCCGTGACCAGTTGGAATATGCATCCGCCGAATTGTCGACCCACAACAACGGCAGAATTGTCAAAATCCTGAGTGACTCCGTCCAGGCTGCGCTCACTAATGAGCTGACACCGGCGGAAGCCTTGCAGAAAGCGCAGGATGGTGCGGACCAGGCACTGGCTTCTTTTAATAAATAA
- a CDS encoding sugar phosphate isomerase/epimerase family protein has product MTALQNCAVSTYVYIGRPLAEAIELLTAEGWKHIEIMCEGRHVELLEWTAGQLASLARKGKDLGIRWSIHAPITGCNPAAADEQQRAEAETLLLDTLRVAEVLECSYVVLHAGELSAVDTEETGAEPGGGALLEEAQATAGAGAASAGAREAAKARVVRFLQRILTETAGSAAVIALENVPPYPGLLGTEVTELLELAARVNSSRIGLVFDSGHALMAGKDRCLLMMQQAMPRAVALHLSDNAAEQDEHLGLGQGKLPLEAMLAGLAAGGFKGAWVLELRHPRDLLPSAAKLHHLRKQYLAVYGIEPVSGIR; this is encoded by the coding sequence TTGACGGCATTACAGAACTGCGCAGTATCTACTTATGTCTATATCGGCCGTCCACTGGCTGAAGCTATTGAATTACTAACCGCCGAGGGCTGGAAGCACATTGAGATTATGTGCGAAGGCAGGCACGTGGAGCTGCTGGAATGGACGGCAGGCCAGTTGGCTTCACTGGCACGCAAAGGCAAGGACCTTGGCATCCGGTGGAGCATCCATGCACCAATTACCGGCTGCAATCCGGCAGCAGCGGACGAGCAGCAGCGTGCGGAGGCGGAAACGCTGCTGCTGGATACGCTGCGTGTTGCAGAAGTGCTGGAATGCAGCTATGTGGTGCTGCATGCGGGAGAGCTGTCTGCTGTGGACACTGAGGAAACAGGAGCGGAACCCGGGGGGGGCGCGCTTCTGGAGGAAGCACAGGCCACTGCAGGTGCTGGAGCGGCTTCCGCCGGTGCACGGGAAGCCGCCAAAGCGCGGGTGGTGCGTTTCCTCCAGCGGATACTGACGGAGACCGCCGGCTCTGCGGCAGTTATCGCGCTGGAGAATGTTCCCCCGTACCCCGGGCTGCTGGGGACGGAGGTCACAGAGCTGCTGGAGCTGGCCGCGCGGGTGAATTCCTCTCGCATAGGTCTGGTGTTCGACAGCGGCCATGCCCTGATGGCAGGCAAAGACCGCTGCCTGTTGATGATGCAGCAGGCCATGCCCCGCGCGGTCGCGCTGCATCTCAGCGACAATGCTGCAGAGCAGGATGAGCACCTGGGACTTGGCCAAGGCAAGCTGCCGCTGGAGGCGATGCTCGCCGGGCTGGCGGCAGGCGGATTCAAGGGTGCCTGGGTGCTTGAGTTGCGGCATCCCAGAGATCTGCTGCCGTCCGCAGCCAAACTTCACCATTTACGGAAGCAATACCTGGCTGTCTATGGCATTGAACCTGTCTCGGGAATAAGGTAG
- a CDS encoding HAD-IIA family hydrolase encodes MLAYETYFFDLDGTIFIGDLLLPGVSQTLQYLREHGKQVLFLSNTTIRTREECRNRLRLMGIEAHTEEVVTAASVTAAYFREMQGMNHRPQVLVIGEQALKYEMAGGGTVLTDEPMEATHVLVGMDREFDYEKLHRAMKAVRAGAYLIAANPDPNCPVVGDLLPDTWAMVKAIEAASCGTVQEIIGKPSAYYAEKVLEQSGSSRENCLMVGDRMDTDIQFGLSHGISTALVLTGVTAREDLEQYSTMPDHIWTSMSEMLQDHLRLS; translated from the coding sequence GTGCTTGCGTACGAGACGTATTTTTTTGATTTGGACGGCACCATTTTTATTGGTGACCTGCTGCTGCCGGGAGTGAGTCAGACACTGCAGTATCTAAGGGAACATGGGAAACAGGTGTTGTTCCTGAGCAATACTACCATTCGGACCCGGGAAGAATGCCGGAATCGGCTAAGGCTGATGGGAATTGAAGCCCATACGGAGGAAGTCGTGACCGCGGCTTCGGTAACTGCGGCGTATTTCCGGGAAATGCAGGGAATGAACCACAGGCCTCAGGTGCTGGTGATTGGGGAGCAGGCGCTAAAATATGAGATGGCTGGCGGGGGGACGGTACTCACCGATGAACCCATGGAAGCCACGCATGTGCTGGTCGGGATGGACCGCGAATTCGATTATGAGAAGCTTCACCGAGCGATGAAGGCTGTCCGAGCGGGCGCATATCTGATTGCCGCGAACCCTGATCCGAATTGTCCGGTAGTGGGCGACTTGCTTCCCGATACCTGGGCCATGGTCAAGGCCATTGAGGCAGCCAGCTGCGGCACTGTACAAGAGATTATCGGCAAGCCATCCGCCTATTATGCGGAGAAGGTACTGGAGCAGAGCGGGAGTAGCCGGGAGAACTGTCTGATGGTCGGAGACCGGATGGATACGGATATCCAGTTTGGCCTGAGCCACGGCATCAGCACTGCATTGGTGTTAACCGGAGTGACCGCGAGAGAGGATCTGGAGCAATATTCTACCATGCCGGATCATATCTGGACCTCAATGTCCGAGATGCTGCAGGATCATTTACGCCTGTCCTGA
- a CDS encoding glycoside hydrolase family 1 protein, translating to MKFLLGAATAAHQVEGNNIHSDYWIQEHLPHTMFAEPSLDACDHYNRYEEDIKLMKQAGLNAYRFSIEWARIEPEKGKYDEKEVAHYRQVIECCRNNNIEPIVTMHHFTSPKWLITEGGWEAESTVEYFAKYCSYVVEKLGDLLTYVCTINEANMGLQITAIMKRILTQMGINIQVGVNLPMPENQKKQMEESAAAFNLKPGETANTFVSQRTPAGDLMVMKAHEAARDAMKAIKPHLKVGVTLSLHDLQAADRSPETLKKVEEEWHEEFLHYLPFIKNDDFFGVQNYTREVMNADGVLKAPEGAEMTQMNYEYYPQALENVIRKVAEEFKGELMVTENGLATDDDSRREAFIETALSGVKRCIADGIPVTGYMYWSLLDNFEWQKGFSMKFGLIAVDRVTQKRIPKPSLSYLGEFQMN from the coding sequence ATGAAATTTTTATTAGGAGCAGCGACAGCAGCACATCAAGTTGAAGGAAATAATATTCACAGTGATTACTGGATTCAGGAACATTTGCCGCATACTATGTTTGCAGAACCTTCATTAGATGCTTGTGATCATTACAACCGCTATGAAGAAGATATTAAATTAATGAAGCAAGCAGGGCTAAACGCTTATCGGTTTTCGATTGAATGGGCACGTATTGAGCCGGAAAAAGGCAAATATGATGAAAAAGAAGTGGCACATTATCGTCAAGTCATAGAATGCTGCCGCAATAATAATATCGAACCAATCGTTACTATGCATCACTTTACGAGTCCGAAGTGGTTGATTACAGAAGGCGGCTGGGAAGCCGAAAGTACAGTGGAATATTTCGCAAAGTATTGCAGCTATGTTGTTGAAAAGCTTGGGGATCTTCTAACTTATGTTTGTACGATCAATGAAGCAAATATGGGACTTCAGATAACAGCGATTATGAAGCGTATTCTGACACAAATGGGGATCAACATACAGGTTGGGGTGAATTTACCCATGCCGGAGAATCAGAAGAAACAAATGGAAGAATCAGCTGCTGCATTCAATTTAAAGCCTGGTGAAACGGCCAATACCTTTGTTTCGCAACGAACTCCAGCCGGTGATCTTATGGTCATGAAAGCACATGAGGCAGCAAGAGATGCAATGAAGGCTATAAAGCCGCACTTGAAGGTGGGAGTCACATTAAGTCTGCATGATCTGCAGGCGGCTGATAGAAGTCCTGAAACCCTTAAAAAGGTTGAAGAAGAATGGCATGAAGAGTTCTTGCACTATTTACCTTTTATTAAAAATGACGATTTCTTTGGAGTTCAAAACTATACCCGGGAAGTCATGAATGCGGATGGTGTTCTAAAAGCACCTGAGGGTGCTGAAATGACGCAAATGAATTATGAATATTACCCGCAGGCGCTTGAAAACGTGATCCGAAAAGTAGCTGAAGAATTTAAGGGAGAACTAATGGTAACAGAGAATGGCTTAGCGACCGATGATGATAGCCGGCGGGAAGCTTTTATAGAAACAGCGCTTTCTGGTGTGAAACGCTGTATTGCCGATGGCATTCCGGTTACAGGGTATATGTACTGGAGTCTATTGGATAATTTTGAATGGCAAAAAGGATTTTCAATGAAATTTGGATTGATTGCGGTCGATCGTGTCACTCAAAAACGCATTCCTAAACCAAGCTTGTCTTACTTAGGTGAATTTCAGATGAATTAG
- a CDS encoding helix-turn-helix domain-containing protein translates to MELEVLIHFCNLQSSTHQLPYTIYRSNEPISYSSSFLLGFDLLSSNLSIIQNSDSYVRYFVTEDFLVFGYIKSSSEDLLILVGPGAIGELSEKDTENIILKYIKNISGEEKEIIQKQLKELPIISIERFLTALCTANCFINHQIITNQQLLTKGIEENVWLKTQLKLINIEQKEIYEEALEQPLINYEEQISFCIKNGMTEVLKDVMVNKSYILGKLGPDALRHFKNATIILNSISLRAAISGGLNPDTCYKLGGLYIQQLEACQNIESLSRVSTAMIIDYCTRVQNEKSLKSKDETINKCINYIFTNYREKITVQMIAKKIGISPEYLSSKFKKVTGINLPSFINQKKIQEAKKLLVFTNMPLLEVSEYLAFSNQSYFQTIFKKTTGMTPLQYRKESHLYSNKLLSLDDSISSEIRV, encoded by the coding sequence ATGGAACTGGAAGTACTAATTCATTTTTGTAATCTTCAATCATCCACACATCAGTTACCCTATACGATTTACAGGAGTAATGAACCCATCAGTTACAGTTCATCCTTCTTACTGGGTTTTGATTTATTGAGTTCTAATCTGTCAATTATTCAAAATTCGGATTCATATGTGAGATACTTTGTTACTGAGGATTTTTTAGTTTTTGGCTACATAAAGAGCAGCAGTGAGGATTTATTAATTTTAGTTGGCCCCGGTGCCATCGGTGAACTTTCGGAGAAGGATACAGAAAACATTATTCTTAAATATATTAAAAACATTTCTGGGGAAGAAAAAGAAATAATACAAAAGCAATTAAAAGAGCTCCCTATAATATCCATCGAACGTTTTTTAACAGCACTTTGCACAGCAAACTGTTTTATTAATCACCAAATAATTACAAATCAGCAGCTTTTAACAAAAGGTATAGAGGAAAACGTTTGGTTAAAAACACAATTAAAGCTAATCAATATTGAGCAAAAAGAAATCTACGAAGAAGCCTTAGAGCAACCTTTAATTAATTACGAAGAACAGATTTCATTTTGCATTAAAAATGGTATGACTGAGGTTCTTAAGGATGTTATGGTAAACAAGAGCTATATCCTAGGGAAATTAGGGCCTGACGCTTTACGGCATTTTAAAAATGCAACTATTATCTTAAATTCAATATCTCTTCGTGCCGCAATTTCTGGAGGATTGAATCCTGATACCTGTTATAAATTGGGGGGGCTCTATATTCAACAACTGGAGGCCTGTCAAAATATCGAAAGTTTAAGCAGGGTATCTACTGCAATGATCATTGATTACTGTACTAGAGTTCAAAATGAGAAATCTTTAAAATCGAAAGATGAGACCATTAACAAATGCATTAACTACATATTTACTAACTACCGTGAAAAAATAACAGTACAAATGATTGCGAAAAAAATAGGTATTTCTCCTGAATACTTGTCATCTAAATTCAAGAAAGTAACTGGAATTAATCTGCCTTCTTTTATTAACCAAAAAAAAATACAAGAGGCTAAGAAGCTACTCGTATTTACTAATATGCCGCTATTAGAGGTTTCTGAATATTTAGCATTTTCTAATCAGAGTTACTTTCAAACAATTTTCAAAAAAACAACTGGAATGACACCACTACAATATCGAAAGGAAAGTCATTTATATTCGAATAAATTACTTTCTTTAGATGACTCTATCTCATCTGAGATCAGAGTATAG
- a CDS encoding carbohydrate ABC transporter permease, which yields MNTSLRRNGFAWLLLLPSLLFLLLFTFYPIALTLRLSLFQADLSTPEPVFAGLANYRTMFQDEVFRKVMVNNALFALGTVPLGIALALLMAVFANKALHGRGFMRSAFFYPTLIPMIAAANIWLFIYTPEYGFMSRLLSWFGVNDINWLGTPGLVMWAMILMIIWKEAGFFMIFYLAGLQNISKELYEAAHVDGVGRFTVFRKITFPLLMPTTLFVSIVALTNAYKLVDHLMIMTRGGPNNSSNLLLYYIYETAFSFWDQGMASALTVVMIAVLLLIAAVQFFGLDRRIHYN from the coding sequence ATGAATACCAGTCTGAGAAGAAATGGGTTCGCCTGGCTGTTGTTGCTGCCCTCACTGTTGTTTCTGCTGCTATTTACATTCTATCCGATCGCGCTGACGCTGCGGCTGAGCCTGTTCCAGGCGGATTTGTCCACGCCGGAGCCAGTCTTTGCGGGTCTGGCCAATTACCGCACCATGTTTCAAGACGAGGTCTTCCGCAAGGTTATGGTGAACAATGCGCTGTTTGCGCTGGGGACGGTTCCACTCGGAATCGCTCTGGCGCTTTTGATGGCAGTTTTCGCCAACAAGGCGCTGCATGGCAGAGGTTTTATGCGTTCTGCATTCTTTTATCCGACTCTGATCCCCATGATTGCAGCAGCTAACATTTGGCTTTTTATTTATACACCGGAATATGGATTTATGAGCAGGCTGCTGTCCTGGTTCGGTGTGAACGATATCAATTGGCTGGGCACACCAGGGCTGGTGATGTGGGCGATGATCCTGATGATCATTTGGAAGGAGGCGGGATTCTTTATGATTTTTTACCTCGCCGGTCTGCAAAATATCTCGAAAGAGCTGTATGAAGCCGCACATGTCGATGGGGTGGGCCGGTTCACCGTGTTCCGCAAAATCACTTTCCCGCTGCTGATGCCGACTACGCTGTTCGTAAGTATTGTTGCGCTCACCAACGCCTACAAGCTTGTCGACCACCTGATGATCATGACCCGGGGAGGGCCCAACAACTCCAGCAATCTGCTGCTCTATTACATTTATGAAACAGCATTCAGCTTTTGGGATCAGGGAATGGCGTCTGCGCTGACGGTCGTTATGATTGCAGTATTGCTGCTGATTGCGGCTGTGCAGTTCTTTGGCCTGGATCGAAGAATTCACTATAACTAA
- a CDS encoding alpha-L-rhamnosidase — translation MEELKKHFITASNPEFIEGTVNIFAQQIILSQKEVTTAQLYMTALGVYEAELNQEKIGDQLFAPGFTYYHRDLFYQNYDVTKQLKKGENVFKVYLGQGWYNGRFTHENKTQIYGNNTAVSWILEIKYADGTSEQFVSGTEVDELASPYKYAGFYDGEVYDARIQQDAMGKASMFTGKIPECFSETTIKVKLQESMPVQKIIRKENSTILDFGQNFAGMIEINAALLDENTTLTVKHGEILIDDTTLYTENLRKAKAEIVYFAGKRKESYLPRFTYMGFRYVELTGAQYIEGLISARAIYSDMQRTGHFTSDNPLIERLFNNQFWGQKSNYVEVPTDCPQRDERMGYTGDGQVFALTGSYNYDTEVFFEKFLKDIRYSQLDNEEGYVAPTVPAGGPGGIGFINMLGWGNAVTIIPEMLYWQYGTDKHLVRQYDSIKKFVEAEIRRMGDHDLWLGPNLGDWLMPGKDLEWMAKNNEPISNSFIVHDLEVLSKLAGQLADKEQLLKKSEKDETAYSQYLADQERYSVQLQKTRAAYIEKYINDNGTVSGDYQGAYIMALKYVIPEGKLRQKVLKNFVANVEENGLNTGFFSTQFILPLLIEAGNTQLAFDVLLNEDCPGWMYQVKRGATTIWERWDALKEDGTVNDVKVVSDNMVSFNHYAFGSVGEFYYQYILGMKPLLPGYQKIQLKPYVDPRLGKVAGSYLSRAGLIKVSWAYQEEGIEFEFETPAASTIELPDGSYYEVEKGTYTYQIKRS, via the coding sequence GTGGAAGAGTTGAAAAAGCATTTTATTACTGCTAGTAATCCGGAATTTATAGAAGGAACCGTTAATATTTTCGCCCAGCAAATTATATTATCTCAGAAAGAAGTAACTACAGCTCAGCTATACATGACAGCATTAGGTGTGTATGAAGCTGAACTTAACCAGGAGAAGATTGGGGATCAACTATTTGCTCCAGGTTTTACATATTATCATCGCGACTTATTTTACCAAAATTATGATGTGACTAAACAATTGAAGAAAGGTGAGAATGTCTTTAAGGTCTACCTTGGACAAGGCTGGTATAACGGACGTTTCACTCATGAGAACAAAACTCAAATTTATGGTAATAATACAGCGGTTTCTTGGATTCTAGAGATCAAGTATGCCGATGGTACTTCTGAGCAATTTGTTTCGGGTACTGAGGTAGATGAGCTCGCATCCCCTTATAAATATGCAGGGTTTTATGATGGTGAAGTTTACGATGCGCGAATTCAGCAGGATGCGATGGGTAAGGCAAGTATGTTTACAGGTAAAATACCTGAATGTTTTTCGGAAACAACGATAAAAGTTAAGCTTCAAGAGAGTATGCCTGTACAAAAAATTATCAGGAAAGAGAATTCAACAATTCTCGATTTTGGTCAAAACTTTGCCGGGATGATCGAGATTAATGCGGCTCTATTAGATGAAAATACTACTCTAACCGTGAAACATGGTGAAATCCTGATAGATGATACAACTCTCTATACGGAAAATTTAAGAAAGGCTAAAGCAGAGATTGTATACTTCGCAGGCAAAAGAAAGGAGTCTTATCTTCCGCGGTTTACTTACATGGGGTTCCGTTATGTTGAATTAACTGGGGCCCAGTATATCGAAGGATTGATTAGCGCTAGAGCGATTTACAGCGATATGCAACGAACGGGACATTTTACTAGCGATAATCCTTTGATAGAACGACTATTCAATAATCAATTTTGGGGACAAAAGTCTAATTATGTAGAAGTACCAACGGATTGTCCTCAAAGAGATGAACGGATGGGGTATACAGGAGATGGCCAAGTTTTTGCTTTGACTGGTAGTTATAACTATGATACGGAAGTTTTCTTTGAGAAATTTTTAAAAGATATCCGGTATAGCCAGTTAGACAATGAAGAAGGTTACGTTGCCCCAACTGTTCCAGCAGGCGGACCAGGAGGGATTGGATTTATTAACATGCTGGGTTGGGGGAACGCAGTTACCATTATTCCTGAAATGTTGTATTGGCAATATGGAACAGATAAACATTTGGTTCGTCAATATGACAGTATAAAAAAATTCGTTGAAGCTGAAATAAGAAGAATGGGCGATCACGACCTATGGTTAGGTCCTAACCTTGGAGACTGGTTAATGCCAGGGAAAGATTTAGAATGGATGGCTAAAAATAATGAACCCATTTCCAATTCCTTTATCGTTCATGATTTAGAGGTTCTAAGTAAACTTGCTGGACAATTGGCGGATAAAGAACAGTTATTGAAGAAGTCAGAAAAAGATGAAACGGCATATTCGCAATATTTAGCCGATCAAGAACGCTATAGTGTTCAGCTTCAAAAAACTAGAGCAGCCTATATCGAAAAGTATATAAATGATAACGGAACAGTCAGCGGGGATTATCAAGGCGCTTACATCATGGCGCTGAAATATGTGATCCCTGAAGGGAAACTTCGTCAAAAAGTACTAAAAAACTTTGTAGCAAACGTTGAGGAGAACGGCTTGAATACTGGGTTTTTCTCGACCCAATTCATTCTACCGTTATTGATTGAAGCAGGAAATACACAACTGGCTTTTGATGTGTTATTGAATGAGGATTGCCCTGGATGGATGTATCAAGTGAAACGAGGAGCGACTACTATATGGGAACGTTGGGACGCATTAAAAGAAGATGGAACAGTCAATGATGTGAAAGTCGTTTCTGATAATATGGTTTCCTTTAACCATTATGCGTTCGGTAGCGTTGGAGAATTTTATTATCAGTATATCCTAGGAATGAAACCACTTTTACCTGGTTACCAAAAAATACAACTGAAACCTTATGTAGATCCACGTTTAGGAAAAGTAGCCGGTTCGTATTTGTCACGAGCAGGTTTGATAAAAGTATCATGGGCATATCAAGAAGAAGGTATAGAATTCGAATTTGAAACTCCAGCAGCATCAACTATTGAACTTCCTGACGGCAGTTATTATGAAGTGGAAAAAGGAACCTATACTTATCAAATCAAGCGCAGCTAA
- a CDS encoding carbohydrate ABC transporter permease, translating to MKTKFTSKLGNILMLALAAVWMIPLLWMTVTAFRPRHAALSSLFSLDFTLSNFATVWSAAPFSTYYLNTILIVVCVFAVQMLTASMAAFAFARVTFAGSSIVFLLFLVQIMIPPDVLIFPNYNVLKQLSLLDTKLGIMLPFLASAFGIFLLRQVFKTIPAELEEAALIEGCSQWQVLWKIYFPLARPTYVAFALVSISYQWNNFLWPLIITNSVENRPLTVGLSIFAQSFEIGVQWTEVSAATLLVITPLLLIFLVFQRQFIESFMHSGIK from the coding sequence ATGAAAACTAAATTTACATCTAAGCTCGGAAATATACTGATGCTGGCCCTCGCGGCCGTCTGGATGATCCCGCTGCTCTGGATGACGGTGACGGCGTTTCGTCCCCGTCATGCAGCACTGTCGAGCCTGTTCTCGCTGGACTTCACTTTGAGCAACTTCGCTACAGTCTGGTCTGCCGCGCCATTTTCCACTTATTATCTCAACACGATTCTGATTGTGGTGTGTGTGTTTGCTGTGCAGATGCTGACGGCCAGCATGGCTGCTTTTGCTTTTGCACGTGTAACCTTTGCCGGCAGCAGCATAGTGTTCCTGTTGTTTCTGGTGCAGATTATGATTCCCCCCGATGTGCTGATCTTCCCCAACTACAACGTCCTGAAGCAGCTGTCGCTGCTCGACACCAAGTTAGGCATTATGCTGCCGTTTCTGGCTTCGGCGTTCGGAATTTTTCTGCTGCGCCAGGTATTTAAGACGATCCCTGCCGAGCTGGAAGAGGCGGCGCTGATCGAGGGCTGCAGCCAATGGCAGGTCCTGTGGAAAATTTATTTCCCGCTGGCCCGGCCCACCTATGTGGCCTTCGCACTCGTCTCGATCAGCTATCAGTGGAATAACTTTCTTTGGCCGCTGATTATCACCAATTCGGTGGAGAACCGGCCGCTTACGGTGGGGTTGTCGATCTTTGCCCAATCATTCGAGATTGGGGTGCAGTGGACGGAAGTCAGCGCGGCTACCCTGCTGGTGATCACCCCGCTGCTGCTGATCTTCCTAGTGTTCCAGCGCCAGTTCATTGAGAGCTTCATGCATTCCGGCATTAAATAG